One Vitis riparia cultivar Riparia Gloire de Montpellier isolate 1030 chromosome 4, EGFV_Vit.rip_1.0, whole genome shotgun sequence genomic window carries:
- the LOC117912267 gene encoding rac-like GTP-binding protein ARAC1 gives MSASRFIKCVTVGDGAVGKTCLLISYTSNTFPTDYVPTVFDNFSANVVVNGATVNLGLWDTAGQEDYNRLRPLSYRGADVFILAFSLISKASYENVSKKWIPELKHYAPGVPIVLVGTKLDLREDKQFFIDHPGAVPISAAQGEELKRLIDAPAYIECSAKTQQNIKAVFDQAIRVVLQPPKQKKKKSKSKVCSIL, from the exons ATGAGTGCTTCAAGGTTCATCAAGTGCGTCACTGTAGGGGATGGTGCCGTTGGCAAAACTTGTCTCCTTATCTCCTATACCAGCAACACTTTCCCCACG GATTATGTGCCAACTGTTTTCGACAATTTCAGTGCAAATGTGGTTGTCAATGGGGCCACTGTTAACCTTGGGTTGTGGGATACTGCTG GGCAGGAGGATTACAACAGATTGAGACCTTTGAGTTATCGCGGGGCAGATGTTTTCATATTGGCATTCTCTCTCATCAGCAAGGCCAGCTATGAAAATGTTTCCAAGAAG TGGATTCCAGAATTGAAGCATTATGCACCTGGTGTTCCGATAGTTCTTGTTGGCACTAAGCTTG ATCTTCGGGAAGACAAGCAGTTCTTCATAGACCATCCTGGTGCTGTGCCCATCTCTGCTGCTCAG GGAGAGGAGCTGAAGAGGCTGATTGATGCCCCTGCTTACATAGAATGCAGTGCCAAAACACAGCAG AATATCAAGGCAGTATTTGATCAGGCAATTAGGGTTGTGCTCCAACCACCCaagcagaagaaaaagaagtcAAAGTCTAAGGTCTGCTCCATATTGTGA